One genomic segment of Hydrocarboniclastica marina includes these proteins:
- a CDS encoding Tex family protein, with translation MDKIYQQIANELQVRAEQVRATVQLLDEGSTVPFIARYRKEVTGSLDDTQLRNLDERLNYLRELEDRRQAVLKSIDEQGKLTDALASAIADADSKGRLEDLYLPFKPKRRTKGQIAREAGLEPLADQLYGDPALDPEQTAAGYVNAEAGVADTKAALDGAKYILMERFAEDAELLGRLRDYLWQNADIQVTVIQGKEQEGAKFRDYFDHREPLRRVPSHRALAIFRGRNEGVLTYSLVVGDAEQAPGQPHPCEAMIARRWQVEDRSRPGDRWLQEVVRWTWRVKLATHLETDLMGRLRESAEDEAIRVFANNLQDLLLAAPAGPRATLGLDPGLRTGVKVAIIDQTGKVVGHGGIFPHAPRNQWDESISQLARWCRQYAIEIVAIGNGTASRETEKLVAELMQKHPELKLTRILVSEAGASIYSASEFASKELPDLDVTIRGAVSIARRLQDPLAELVKIEPKSIGVGQYQHDVSQVQLSRSLGAVVEDCVNAVGVDLNTASAPLLTRVSGLNPITAENIVSFRDQNGAFTSRRALLKVPRLGAKTFEQAAGFLRIMSGSDPLDASTVHPEAYGVVEEIARRNKRDIASLIGDRDFLRSLRAEDYVTDKFGLPTVRDILAELEKPGRDPRPEFRFASFQEGVESLADLKPGMVLEGSVTNVTNFGAFVDIGVHQDGLVHISALANRFVKDPREVVKTGDIVKVKVLEVDEKRRRVALTMRMEDQPGEASRPGDTSSPNAGRSARNASPGAKDRPQQASRGRESTAAGAGQQGGAMAGALAEAMRKAGRRT, from the coding sequence ATGGACAAGATTTACCAGCAGATCGCCAACGAGCTCCAGGTGAGGGCCGAACAGGTCCGGGCTACCGTCCAGCTTCTGGACGAAGGTTCGACGGTGCCTTTCATTGCCCGTTATCGCAAAGAGGTCACCGGTTCGCTGGACGATACCCAGCTGCGGAACCTCGATGAGCGCCTGAATTATCTGCGGGAGCTGGAAGATCGGCGGCAGGCGGTGCTGAAAAGCATTGATGAGCAGGGCAAGCTGACTGACGCCCTGGCTTCAGCCATAGCCGATGCCGACAGTAAAGGGCGTCTCGAAGACCTTTACCTCCCGTTCAAGCCAAAGCGGCGCACTAAGGGTCAGATCGCTCGGGAAGCCGGCCTTGAGCCACTGGCGGACCAGCTGTACGGGGATCCCGCTCTCGACCCAGAGCAGACCGCTGCGGGATACGTCAACGCCGAGGCGGGGGTGGCGGACACGAAGGCCGCTCTGGATGGCGCCAAATACATTCTGATGGAACGCTTTGCCGAGGATGCCGAGTTGCTCGGAAGGCTTCGCGACTACCTCTGGCAGAACGCTGATATACAGGTGACCGTCATCCAGGGCAAGGAGCAGGAAGGCGCGAAGTTCCGAGATTACTTCGACCATCGGGAACCGCTGCGCCGGGTTCCGTCCCACCGGGCGCTCGCCATTTTTCGGGGCCGCAACGAGGGCGTCCTGACCTATAGCCTGGTCGTCGGTGACGCTGAGCAAGCACCCGGCCAGCCGCACCCCTGTGAAGCTATGATCGCGCGGCGCTGGCAAGTCGAAGACAGGAGCCGGCCGGGTGACCGCTGGCTACAGGAAGTCGTGCGCTGGACCTGGCGGGTAAAGCTTGCCACCCATCTGGAAACCGATCTCATGGGGCGCCTGCGGGAATCGGCTGAAGACGAGGCCATTCGCGTGTTTGCGAACAATCTGCAGGATCTGTTGCTGGCTGCCCCAGCAGGTCCGCGGGCGACACTGGGCCTGGACCCGGGGCTGCGAACCGGTGTCAAGGTCGCGATTATTGACCAGACTGGCAAAGTGGTCGGGCACGGCGGCATTTTTCCTCATGCGCCCCGGAATCAGTGGGACGAATCCATTAGTCAGCTGGCCAGGTGGTGTCGGCAATACGCCATCGAGATCGTTGCAATTGGCAACGGCACAGCCAGCCGGGAAACAGAGAAGCTGGTGGCCGAGTTGATGCAGAAGCATCCTGAGCTGAAACTGACGCGTATTCTCGTCAGTGAGGCGGGAGCATCGATTTACTCCGCCTCTGAGTTCGCGTCCAAGGAATTGCCCGACCTGGATGTGACCATCCGCGGAGCAGTCTCAATCGCCCGGCGCTTGCAGGATCCATTGGCGGAACTGGTGAAAATCGAACCCAAGTCCATTGGTGTCGGTCAGTACCAGCATGATGTCTCTCAGGTCCAGCTGTCCCGCAGCCTGGGCGCGGTAGTGGAAGATTGCGTGAATGCCGTAGGGGTCGACCTCAATACCGCGTCGGCACCTTTGCTGACGCGGGTTTCAGGGCTTAACCCGATAACCGCTGAAAACATCGTAAGTTTCCGTGACCAGAACGGCGCCTTTACCAGTCGCCGCGCCCTTCTGAAAGTACCGCGCCTGGGGGCGAAAACGTTTGAGCAGGCGGCCGGTTTCCTCCGCATCATGAGCGGTTCCGACCCGCTCGATGCGTCCACTGTTCACCCTGAGGCCTACGGCGTCGTCGAGGAAATCGCGCGACGCAACAAGCGCGATATTGCCTCGCTGATAGGGGACCGCGACTTCCTCCGCTCTCTCCGGGCGGAAGACTATGTCACCGATAAGTTCGGCCTGCCCACCGTGCGCGATATTCTCGCCGAGCTGGAAAAGCCGGGGCGTGACCCCCGCCCGGAGTTCCGCTTTGCCAGCTTCCAGGAAGGTGTGGAAAGCCTGGCCGACCTCAAGCCGGGCATGGTACTGGAGGGTAGCGTCACCAACGTCACGAACTTTGGTGCCTTTGTTGACATCGGCGTGCATCAGGACGGGCTGGTCCATATCTCAGCGCTGGCCAACCGGTTCGTCAAGGATCCCCGGGAAGTGGTCAAAACCGGTGATATCGTTAAAGTGAAGGTTCTTGAAGTCGATGAGAAACGCCGACGTGTCGCCCTGACCATGCGTATGGAAGATCAGCCCGGTGAAGCCAGCCGCCCAGGCGACACATCATCGCCTAACGCTGGCCGGTCAGCGCGGAATGCCTCGCCCGGAGCGAAAGACCGCCCACAACAGGCTTCACGCGGCCGGGAGAGCACGGCTGCAGGAGCAGGTCAGCAAGGGGGCGCCATGGCCGGTGCCCTGGCTGAAGCCATGCGCAAAGCAGGGCGTCGAACCTAA